From Solibacillus isronensis, the proteins below share one genomic window:
- a CDS encoding helix-turn-helix domain-containing protein, which produces MLNIGAKIKELRKERKMTLAQVAGDRITKGMLSLIENGKAQPSMESLQHIAKQLDIDVSELMQTENHQQMKDLYRDVEIKRLALNKEHDDKKINEKVLELYHLIHPFYENGSLKGATFEEVRIYEVYLTMRYFAKMDLSEKPFAKLIKMYEQVHGYSKILKIYARMGNIKFLENDYVEGLRYLHEGEKYIEKYGDLIDDLEKLDLYYNITVSYAALNDDLQMENYLDRALKLAKEKKIVYRLNDFYRFLFFIHCSKEEGEKAYYYLKKIRAFAEIMEDPNETLMEQLVTLLYTNQIEKDYEKTVATRFENSFVLEGFSYSADIFFNGQYGYAYYMLERYEEALQTLKDIVIIEYNQHPLDLSMMYMAFAVRALCYFKLGDKENAKRDILYAMDGVKDLKVTREIRFIIDAYEEIMK; this is translated from the coding sequence GTGTTAAATATTGGTGCCAAAATAAAAGAACTAAGAAAAGAGCGTAAAATGACGCTTGCCCAAGTAGCAGGAGACCGAATTACAAAAGGGATGCTCAGTCTGATTGAAAACGGGAAGGCACAGCCATCTATGGAAAGCCTTCAGCATATTGCAAAACAGCTCGACATCGATGTTTCCGAGCTCATGCAAACCGAAAATCATCAGCAAATGAAAGATTTATACCGGGATGTTGAAATAAAACGCTTAGCTCTTAATAAGGAGCATGATGATAAAAAAATAAACGAAAAAGTTCTCGAACTGTATCATCTTATCCATCCATTTTATGAAAACGGCAGTCTTAAAGGAGCTACTTTTGAGGAAGTACGCATTTACGAAGTGTATTTAACAATGCGCTACTTTGCGAAAATGGATTTATCGGAAAAACCTTTTGCGAAGTTAATCAAAATGTATGAGCAAGTACATGGCTACTCAAAAATATTGAAGATTTATGCCCGCATGGGAAACATTAAGTTTCTGGAAAATGATTATGTGGAAGGGCTTCGCTATTTACATGAAGGGGAAAAGTATATCGAGAAATACGGTGATTTGATAGACGACCTTGAAAAACTCGATTTATACTATAACATTACGGTTTCCTATGCAGCATTGAATGATGATTTGCAAATGGAGAACTACTTGGATAGAGCATTAAAATTAGCAAAAGAAAAGAAAATCGTCTATCGGTTAAATGATTTTTACCGCTTTTTGTTTTTCATTCACTGTTCAAAAGAAGAAGGGGAAAAGGCTTATTATTATTTAAAGAAAATACGGGCATTTGCAGAAATTATGGAAGACCCGAATGAAACACTCATGGAGCAGCTAGTTACGCTTCTATATACAAATCAAATCGAAAAAGATTACGAGAAAACGGTTGCGACCAGATTTGAAAATAGTTTTGTATTAGAAGGCTTTTCATACAGCGCGGACATTTTCTTTAATGGTCAATATGGCTATGCCTACTACATGCTTGAGCGGTATGAAGAAGCATTGCAAACTTTGAAAGATATCGTAATAATAGAATACAATCAGCACCCGCTTGATTTGTCGATGATGTACATGGCGTTTGCAGTAAGGGCATTATGCTACTTCAAGCTAGGGGACAAAGAAAACGCAAAGCGCGATATTTTATATGCAATGGATGGTGTAAAAGATTTAAAAGTCACAAGAGAAATCCGGTTCATTATCGATGCGTATGAGGAAATAATGAAATAA
- a CDS encoding MFS transporter gives MNEQQKLKKATYHLYTFLISKMIGALGSHVYSFGISMYILSMTGSSLSFATNIILSYLPRTIFSPIAGLLGDRLPRKWLVLGGQAGVILTVSGLLFYTHEFGLSLIAIYIATVFNSIFSTFSGVAFSASIANLVDEARLQKAMSFNQLSYSISGIGGPIFGGMLFGFVSMEMFLIIFICAAVITLMLESTMNFVLYKKETVNENAENESMFESFKAGFRYVNSKPIIKAILWTALWLNLFFTAINVGGDYILLTILKLDPKYIGFTEAGGAIGVLVTSVYFASRANVKFPLLTVKRSVFGSSVVVILSALPLMISFSAMMNFVYYLIIMFLFGALGVITNTPLGVLMQTSIEEEYRGRVFGIIEMMAMSAMPVGTLVFGILYEFIPAQYILIVSGLILIGFVLLLLRPSILEMAHPELKKVKLETEPVTE, from the coding sequence ATGAATGAACAGCAGAAATTAAAAAAAGCAACGTACCATTTATACACGTTTCTAATAAGTAAAATGATTGGTGCGCTTGGATCACATGTTTACAGCTTTGGAATCAGTATGTATATTTTATCGATGACAGGCTCTTCGCTTAGTTTTGCGACAAATATTATTTTAAGCTACTTGCCGCGAACAATATTTTCACCGATTGCAGGTCTCTTAGGGGATCGTTTACCAAGAAAGTGGCTTGTACTCGGCGGGCAAGCCGGAGTTATCCTGACAGTAAGCGGCTTATTGTTTTACACACATGAATTTGGATTATCACTAATCGCAATTTATATCGCAACAGTGTTCAATAGTATTTTCAGTACTTTTTCCGGTGTAGCGTTTTCCGCATCGATTGCCAATCTGGTCGATGAAGCTCGACTGCAAAAGGCGATGAGCTTTAATCAGTTGTCCTATTCTATTTCGGGAATTGGCGGACCGATCTTCGGCGGGATGTTATTTGGTTTTGTATCGATGGAAATGTTCCTCATAATCTTCATCTGTGCTGCTGTAATCACACTTATGTTGGAATCTACGATGAATTTTGTTCTTTATAAGAAAGAAACAGTAAATGAGAATGCTGAAAACGAATCGATGTTTGAAAGTTTCAAAGCCGGTTTTCGTTATGTCAATTCAAAACCGATTATAAAAGCAATTTTATGGACTGCACTTTGGTTAAATTTATTTTTCACAGCAATCAATGTTGGCGGTGACTATATTTTATTGACGATTTTGAAGTTAGATCCAAAATATATCGGTTTTACAGAGGCTGGTGGTGCAATCGGGGTTTTAGTTACATCGGTTTATTTTGCATCAAGAGCAAACGTCAAATTTCCTTTACTTACAGTTAAACGATCCGTGTTCGGCTCGTCTGTTGTTGTCATTTTATCGGCACTGCCGCTCATGATATCATTTTCGGCAATGATGAATTTCGTCTATTATTTAATCATCATGTTTTTATTCGGAGCATTGGGTGTTATTACAAATACTCCTCTTGGCGTGTTGATGCAAACTTCAATTGAAGAAGAGTATCGGGGGCGTGTTTTTGGGATAATCGAAATGATGGCGATGAGTGCTATGCCTGTCGGTACACTAGTCTTTGGAATTTTATATGAATTCATTCCGGCACAATATATTTTAATCGTCAGCGGGCTGATCTTAATTGGTTTTGTTTTATTATTACTTCGCCCTTCAATACTAGAAATGGCTCACCCTGAACTTAAAAAGGTAAAGCTAGAAACAGAACCAGTAACTGAATAA
- a CDS encoding redox protein — MDGKKVEIECRNCQERMIIDFSKDRFSSQIQIFNGRKQQKRTYIKECPNCRTVNSVTSDKKEEWGNRKGPNIKLFMFSGLFGCLGFIVVGLLLLYFAFKGFGFVVDWLFN, encoded by the coding sequence ATGGATGGCAAAAAGGTAGAAATTGAATGTAGAAATTGTCAAGAACGAATGATAATAGACTTTTCTAAGGATCGTTTTTCGTCGCAAATACAAATATTTAACGGGAGAAAACAACAGAAAAGAACATATATTAAGGAGTGTCCGAATTGCCGTACAGTCAATTCTGTCACGAGCGATAAAAAAGAAGAGTGGGGCAATCGGAAAGGACCGAATATTAAACTGTTTATGTTTTCCGGATTATTTGGCTGCCTAGGATTTATTGTTGTTGGTCTTCTTTTACTTTATTTTGCGTTTAAAGGATTCGGTTTTGTGGTAGATTGGTTATTTAATTAA
- a CDS encoding 3D domain-containing protein, with amino-acid sequence MIKKLVAFIAVMIASTFIFAGTSEAASHTIKKGENLTMLAKKYDTSVKELMALNDLKTTKVQVKQVLKLPSHIKNKTAVKKSATTTKKSATHPSNVKKTIKMSATAYTANCKGCSGITKTGLNLRKNPSLKVIAVDPKIIPLGSKVWVEGYGIAVAGDIGSAIKGKKIDLFMSKKSTAKNWGRKTVTVKLLKS; translated from the coding sequence ATGATCAAGAAATTAGTAGCATTTATTGCAGTTATGATCGCAAGCACATTTATTTTTGCAGGAACGTCAGAGGCAGCTTCACATACAATTAAAAAAGGCGAGAATTTAACAATGCTTGCAAAGAAATATGATACATCAGTAAAAGAACTCATGGCATTGAATGATTTAAAGACAACAAAAGTACAAGTTAAACAAGTCCTTAAATTACCAAGCCATATTAAAAATAAAACCGCTGTAAAGAAATCAGCAACAACAACAAAAAAATCTGCTACACATCCATCTAATGTAAAAAAGACGATTAAAATGTCAGCAACAGCCTACACTGCTAATTGCAAAGGCTGTTCAGGAATCACTAAAACAGGTTTAAACCTACGTAAAAACCCTAGTTTGAAGGTTATTGCAGTTGATCCGAAAATCATTCCACTTGGCTCTAAAGTTTGGGTGGAAGGCTATGGAATTGCAGTTGCAGGTGATATTGGCAGTGCCATTAAAGGAAAGAAAATCGACCTCTTCATGAGTAAAAAATCGACAGCTAAAAATTGGGGACGAAAAACAGTTACGGTTAAATTATTAAAATCATAA
- a CDS encoding MATE family efflux transporter: MEKSTKELSLFKLTWPLFLELFLFMLMGLADTFMLSAVSDDAVAGVGTANQYIQIAILILGVIGTGASIVVSQYLGSRLIAEASQIAALSVTLNLLVGLVISGLFILFSDFLMKMMNLQGAVLEAAQSYLVIVGGFIFVQALITSMSSIIRVQGWTKQTMYVSLAMNIVHVVLNYILIFGKFGMPELGVEGAAISSVISRVLAVAVFFWILYQALEVRIEWADYYRLSKNYISKILKIGVPSALEQVLYQTNQIVLLYYVTFIGAEALSARQYAVNISMFTYLFAMAIGMATAILVGRYVGAGEKELAYNKVWFGVKSALIFTLSMVVIIILFREPFLGLFTDNEEIIKIGASVLLLSIFLETGRTINITIINSLRASGDAAYPVRIGFVSMIVIGLSLGYLFVFVLDLGLVGVWLAIACDEWIRAVLVIFRWRSRKWERYAIVGSDK, translated from the coding sequence TTGGAAAAAAGCACGAAGGAATTAAGTTTATTTAAGTTAACTTGGCCATTATTTTTAGAGTTGTTCCTATTTATGCTGATGGGGTTAGCGGATACATTTATGTTAAGTGCTGTGTCGGATGATGCAGTAGCAGGCGTAGGAACAGCCAATCAATATATACAAATAGCAATTTTAATATTGGGGGTAATCGGTACAGGTGCATCCATTGTTGTTTCGCAATATTTAGGATCTCGCCTAATTGCAGAAGCATCACAAATCGCAGCATTATCGGTAACACTCAACCTACTCGTCGGTTTAGTCATTAGCGGGTTATTTATTTTGTTTTCCGATTTTTTAATGAAGATGATGAATCTGCAGGGTGCTGTATTGGAAGCAGCCCAAAGCTATTTAGTCATAGTCGGAGGATTTATATTCGTTCAGGCTTTAATTACTTCCATGTCTTCAATTATTCGTGTACAAGGCTGGACGAAACAAACGATGTATGTGTCGCTTGCGATGAATATTGTGCACGTTGTTTTAAACTATATTTTAATTTTTGGTAAATTCGGAATGCCGGAACTTGGTGTGGAAGGTGCAGCGATATCTTCTGTTATTAGTCGTGTGCTCGCCGTGGCTGTATTTTTCTGGATTTTATACCAGGCATTAGAAGTCCGTATCGAATGGGCAGATTATTATAGATTGTCTAAAAACTATATTTCTAAAATCCTAAAAATCGGGGTTCCATCTGCGCTTGAGCAGGTGCTCTACCAGACAAATCAAATCGTCCTTCTCTATTATGTAACATTTATAGGAGCTGAGGCATTGTCAGCGCGTCAGTATGCCGTGAATATCTCGATGTTTACTTATCTTTTCGCAATGGCTATCGGGATGGCAACAGCTATTTTGGTCGGCCGGTATGTCGGAGCAGGCGAGAAAGAACTTGCCTATAATAAAGTATGGTTTGGTGTAAAATCGGCGTTAATTTTTACATTGTCAATGGTCGTAATCATCATCCTCTTCAGAGAACCATTCTTGGGCCTCTTTACTGATAATGAAGAAATTATTAAAATCGGGGCGAGTGTACTGTTATTAAGTATATTCCTGGAGACAGGACGTACGATTAACATTACAATCATTAACTCATTGCGTGCTTCAGGGGATGCCGCTTATCCTGTCCGTATTGGATTCGTTTCCATGATTGTCATCGGTTTATCTCTAGGTTATTTATTCGTCTTCGTTCTTGATTTAGGTCTTGTCGGTGTGTGGCTAGCTATTGCATGTGATGAATGGATTCGTGCAGTGCTCGTTATTTTCCGCTGGCGCAGTCGAAAATGGGAACGCTATGCGATTGTTGGTTCAGATAAATAG
- a CDS encoding homoserine dehydrogenase, whose protein sequence is MQKNKYRIHSNVLFEIAQSRSFTEKDNIDERFDEEGKIKLLSDRAGADLSLSIVKTEDGIAYSVKWDDSEEVFKGWNMAWEEFIWCLGVVNKPLEEAAKKAAEEAKRRAAEEALLAEENAELDEAVAEEASTEEAASTEESSK, encoded by the coding sequence ATGCAAAAAAATAAATACCGAATTCATAGTAATGTTCTATTTGAAATTGCGCAAAGCCGTTCATTCACAGAAAAGGATAATATCGATGAACGCTTTGATGAAGAGGGCAAAATTAAATTATTAAGTGACCGTGCTGGAGCGGACTTATCACTATCTATTGTAAAAACTGAAGATGGGATCGCTTATTCGGTGAAATGGGACGACTCTGAAGAAGTTTTCAAAGGTTGGAACATGGCATGGGAAGAATTTATTTGGTGCTTAGGTGTTGTCAACAAACCACTTGAAGAAGCGGCAAAAAAAGCAGCGGAAGAAGCAAAACGTCGTGCAGCTGAAGAAGCATTGCTTGCAGAAGAAAATGCAGAGCTTGATGAAGCTGTAGCAGAAGAAGCTTCGACTGAAGAGGCTGCTTCAACTGAAGAATCATCTAAATAA
- a CDS encoding S-layer homology domain-containing protein, which translates to MKKWTTALGMSIVSLGLLASPALAEASVNPKEERVPIYVAMTDESVTKEQLIQVLKTKLPDMFAGYSNSDFQMTSMSYHYADDLTTRYELTFQKKVNKQMESGSVSFRSDNLEIEYLYFSPASVKDALFPGKITEEQGRKIAEDFVKKVASSSNYVISTETPSYFSRLITEPITYNYSFTSTEKNIPIQDQSIVVSVLGDGKIQYFTQMSPDQKRMSFEEATNVVTKENALEKMKDQLNLTLQYSLDYSLTSSKPSVKLVYLPAPNVIGLHATSNKWATATGKVDSLNGKVALQPLAPKQLKAPSPITIDDAKGIAKQLVESQGNTTKFTIDHAYEHEMNDQAVISVSYSYRYRNGSFGSSIEFNKNTGELISYSDFYSPMPFEDDETENTVPRLDKDKVLAAAEKYVKELAPTSVHEYAKANTDPVYDKESKVHYVNFPRIKNGLIVNGDSLSVTIDDEGKLKSFYRYPLDIEEWPDAAASVSSEEAKKLFADALDVKLVYHRLQNEDGKYELVYVPTVNGQEYYQIDANSGEIISPYAQTEKAKVTHPTAEKELNYLIQAGAIEVKDPKTFNADTAISQGQALQTIIKSITYFYEDYYAYRQEQPPVSFDDINPDHPYYNVVETATRLGILNPLEDELNIDQKVTNEQLAVWYIRALGLEQAAKHRDIYQLTIKDAADVDPKKIGYVAISHVLGLQGAEQSMFQPKKEVTYAQLAKSVIELAYVIAEKRNSGSYYY; encoded by the coding sequence ATGAAAAAATGGACAACCGCTTTAGGCATGTCGATTGTTTCACTAGGATTGCTTGCCAGTCCTGCTCTTGCAGAGGCATCTGTGAACCCTAAAGAAGAAAGGGTACCCATCTATGTAGCGATGACAGATGAGAGTGTAACAAAAGAACAACTGATCCAAGTTTTAAAAACGAAATTACCAGATATGTTTGCTGGATATTCCAACAGTGATTTCCAAATGACATCAATGAGTTATCATTATGCCGATGATTTGACGACGCGCTACGAGTTAACATTCCAGAAAAAAGTTAATAAACAAATGGAAAGCGGCAGTGTTTCATTCAGGTCGGACAATCTTGAAATAGAGTATTTATATTTCAGTCCTGCAAGTGTGAAGGATGCTTTATTCCCAGGTAAAATAACAGAAGAACAAGGACGTAAAATTGCGGAAGATTTCGTTAAAAAGGTGGCCTCGTCATCCAATTACGTGATATCAACTGAAACACCTAGTTATTTCAGCCGCTTAATTACGGAACCAATCACGTATAACTACAGCTTCACTTCAACTGAAAAAAATATTCCTATCCAGGATCAATCAATTGTAGTGAGTGTACTTGGCGACGGCAAAATCCAGTATTTCACACAAATGAGCCCGGATCAAAAACGCATGTCGTTTGAAGAGGCGACAAATGTTGTGACAAAAGAAAATGCGCTTGAAAAAATGAAAGATCAGTTAAATCTGACATTGCAGTACTCGCTTGATTATTCACTAACATCTTCAAAACCTTCTGTAAAACTTGTTTACTTGCCAGCGCCAAATGTAATTGGATTGCATGCAACATCGAATAAATGGGCAACAGCTACGGGCAAGGTGGACTCTTTAAATGGCAAGGTTGCATTACAACCGCTTGCTCCTAAACAATTAAAAGCACCATCGCCAATTACAATTGACGACGCTAAGGGAATTGCAAAACAGTTAGTAGAAAGCCAGGGGAACACAACTAAATTCACAATCGACCATGCTTATGAACATGAAATGAATGACCAAGCCGTAATCAGTGTTTCTTATTCATACCGTTACCGAAACGGTTCATTCGGTTCATCGATTGAATTCAATAAAAATACAGGGGAACTCATTTCATACTCTGACTTCTATAGCCCAATGCCGTTTGAAGATGATGAAACGGAAAACACAGTACCAAGGCTGGATAAAGATAAAGTCCTAGCAGCAGCGGAAAAATATGTGAAGGAACTTGCTCCTACATCCGTACATGAATATGCAAAGGCAAATACAGATCCGGTTTATGATAAAGAATCGAAAGTGCACTATGTGAATTTCCCTCGAATTAAAAATGGACTGATTGTAAATGGGGACAGTCTATCGGTAACAATTGATGATGAAGGGAAATTAAAATCATTCTACCGCTATCCATTAGATATTGAGGAATGGCCAGATGCTGCTGCATCAGTTTCAAGCGAAGAAGCGAAGAAACTGTTTGCTGATGCATTGGATGTTAAGCTTGTTTACCACAGACTGCAAAATGAAGATGGGAAATACGAGCTTGTTTATGTGCCGACGGTTAATGGACAAGAGTACTACCAGATTGATGCCAACAGTGGCGAGATTATCAGCCCATATGCACAAACTGAAAAAGCGAAAGTTACTCATCCGACTGCCGAAAAGGAACTGAACTATTTAATCCAGGCAGGTGCAATTGAAGTGAAGGATCCGAAAACTTTCAATGCGGATACGGCCATTTCACAAGGGCAGGCGCTTCAAACAATTATAAAATCCATCACTTATTTCTATGAGGATTATTATGCATATCGCCAGGAGCAGCCACCAGTGTCGTTCGATGATATCAATCCGGATCACCCATACTATAATGTAGTGGAAACAGCAACACGTTTAGGCATTTTAAATCCGTTGGAAGACGAATTGAACATCGACCAAAAAGTAACAAATGAGCAATTAGCCGTTTGGTACATCCGTGCACTTGGACTTGAACAAGCAGCAAAGCATCGGGATATTTATCAGTTAACGATTAAAGATGCGGCTGATGTCGATCCTAAAAAAATCGGATATGTGGCGATTTCCCATGTGTTAGGACTTCAAGGTGCGGAACAATCGATGTTCCAGCCGAAAAAGGAAGTAACATATGCACAGCTGGCTAAATCTGTTATTGAGCTTGCTTACGTAATTGCAGAAAAGCGAAATAGTGGTTCGTATTACTACTAG
- a CDS encoding thymidylate synthase yields the protein MNVVFVLTETAEEVLQMVSNDVAGLLAAVKGESVSFPFGGYQYDSHTLDHYLLENGTYQQELVIYLKPEQKNNETILPLPKMQD from the coding sequence ATGAATGTTGTATTTGTATTAACAGAAACGGCTGAAGAAGTATTGCAAATGGTCAGTAATGATGTTGCGGGACTGCTCGCTGCTGTAAAAGGCGAAAGTGTTTCGTTCCCATTTGGCGGTTATCAGTATGACAGCCACACATTAGATCATTATTTACTGGAAAATGGTACATACCAGCAAGAACTTGTCATTTATTTAAAGCCAGAGCAGAAAAATAATGAAACGATTTTGCCATTACCAAAAATGCAGGATTAA
- a CDS encoding tubby C-terminal domain-like protein: MQTYTYEVLGDIKSTEQQHVYNEAGEQILKVQRIYDSGLKKLLDGYFDHRYFLKYAVLRNDGQSLFEVKKIFRRGKVWFEGKDFVLNEKYIINYENWRIGVPELFISSDKFKMKIDKEMEDWSNFIINDEVIARWLAVYNEQSDMFSVKLVVWDEAPVQDPAFYIAIAQATLFIGV; encoded by the coding sequence ATGCAGACTTATACGTACGAAGTATTAGGGGATATTAAATCTACGGAACAGCAGCATGTTTATAATGAAGCGGGGGAGCAAATCCTGAAAGTTCAGCGTATTTATGATAGCGGTTTGAAAAAACTGCTGGACGGCTATTTCGATCATCGCTATTTTTTGAAATACGCGGTGCTTCGTAATGATGGACAATCATTGTTCGAGGTGAAGAAGATTTTCAGACGCGGAAAAGTGTGGTTTGAAGGGAAAGATTTTGTTCTAAACGAAAAATATATCATTAATTATGAAAACTGGCGTATTGGCGTTCCCGAACTTTTTATTTCAAGCGATAAATTTAAAATGAAAATTGATAAAGAAATGGAAGACTGGTCCAACTTTATTATAAATGACGAGGTTATCGCAAGGTGGCTTGCTGTTTATAATGAACAATCGGATATGTTTTCAGTTAAGCTGGTTGTTTGGGATGAAGCACCGGTACAGGACCCGGCGTTTTACATTGCCATTGCGCAGGCGACACTATTTATAGGGGTATAG
- a CDS encoding glycerophosphoryl diester phosphodiesterase membrane domain-containing protein → MDRIKRVIKLIFRNLYYYRVDYIRTFAILRIVQAFILLPLIWLITAIVMDITGVQVITQDSILYLLTHPFALFGIGIIFFIGILFIYYELGFLILLAYYQQRAIPYTWKELLKRLNQKVVYFISLQTLLIVVYLLLLIPLISSLLPVSLIQNINIPSFIIDELLNSRNGTILYVVLIIILSFISLRFIFTWPFFTVYQEVTIFKALKMSWQFSKRKLFETVGMIGLIVIVNLTLLLFALFIILTPLFIIESFKPSWGLVTASFTLTLAQGIIILFFTILQVFFTQLIVMVAFQLTRHKPLIVQEEPFRQTIRQWTFIIVVFAFFLVSGFNLINLEKTIYEPDTNIVAHRGFMDGGVENTLNAIEAAKEAEADLVEIDIQQTKDGEFVVYHDKSLSRLTGEDDIVYDLTLNELVTTTVLADGFSDTIASFEEVLEMSRDLNIKLLIELKTHGFETEDFLQRFVDQLDEYDALDYHYVQSPDLPTMELLEELEPRIHTGHIYSIAYGKLPESNADFISVEQSFATKNIQKQVEERGMELFVWTINDESDMQKFYEKNVNGVITDHPDEALAKREKFDEKQNFLQRILNKIKIIY, encoded by the coding sequence GTGGACAGAATTAAACGAGTTATTAAACTAATTTTCAGAAATCTATATTATTATCGAGTCGATTATATACGGACGTTTGCGATATTACGGATTGTGCAGGCTTTTATTCTACTGCCGCTCATCTGGCTGATAACAGCGATTGTCATGGATATCACAGGGGTGCAGGTAATTACGCAAGACAGTATCCTTTATTTACTGACACATCCGTTTGCGTTATTTGGGATAGGGATCATTTTTTTTATTGGAATTCTATTCATCTATTATGAATTAGGATTTTTAATTCTACTGGCATACTATCAGCAGCGTGCGATTCCATACACATGGAAAGAGCTCTTAAAACGATTAAATCAGAAGGTTGTCTATTTTATCAGTTTGCAGACCTTACTGATTGTTGTATACCTACTATTATTAATCCCGCTTATTTCATCATTATTACCAGTTTCATTGATTCAAAATATAAATATACCAAGCTTTATTATAGATGAACTTTTGAACTCTCGTAATGGCACGATTTTATATGTTGTGCTAATAATTATATTGAGTTTTATAAGCTTACGCTTTATTTTTACATGGCCATTTTTTACGGTTTACCAAGAGGTTACAATATTTAAAGCATTAAAAATGAGCTGGCAGTTTTCGAAAAGAAAATTATTTGAGACAGTCGGTATGATAGGGCTTATTGTTATCGTCAATTTAACGCTTTTATTGTTCGCGTTATTCATAATATTGACACCGCTATTTATCATTGAAAGTTTTAAACCGAGCTGGGGACTTGTTACCGCAAGCTTTACATTAACACTCGCACAGGGGATCATCATCCTGTTTTTTACAATATTGCAAGTTTTCTTTACTCAGTTAATCGTTATGGTAGCATTTCAGTTAACACGCCATAAACCGTTAATTGTTCAGGAAGAACCATTTAGACAAACGATTCGTCAATGGACCTTTATAATTGTTGTATTCGCGTTTTTCCTTGTGAGCGGTTTTAATTTGATCAATTTGGAAAAAACGATTTACGAACCTGATACAAATATCGTTGCCCATCGAGGTTTTATGGATGGTGGTGTGGAAAACACATTGAATGCGATTGAGGCGGCAAAAGAAGCAGAAGCGGATTTAGTGGAAATCGATATTCAGCAAACGAAGGATGGGGAGTTCGTTGTTTATCATGATAAATCTTTATCACGTTTGACAGGTGAAGACGATATTGTCTATGATTTAACGCTGAATGAATTAGTCACAACAACTGTTTTGGCGGATGGGTTTAGCGACACGATTGCTTCATTTGAGGAAGTGCTTGAAATGAGTCGTGATTTAAATATAAAATTGCTTATTGAGCTGAAAACACATGGTTTTGAAACAGAAGACTTTCTGCAGCGCTTTGTTGATCAGCTTGATGAATATGATGCCTTGGATTATCATTATGTTCAATCACCGGATTTACCGACAATGGAACTGCTGGAAGAACTGGAACCCCGGATTCATACCGGTCATATATACTCTATCGCATACGGTAAGTTACCGGAATCAAATGCCGACTTTATTTCGGTAGAACAGTCCTTTGCAACGAAAAATATTCAAAAGCAGGTTGAAGAGCGCGGTATGGAGTTGTTTGTATGGACGATTAATGATGAGTCGGATATGCAGAAATTTTATGAGAAAAATGTAAATGGCGTCATTACCGACCATCCGGATGAGGCACTAGCTAAACGTGAAAAATTTGATGAAAAGCAAAATTTTTTACAACGGATACTCAATAAAATTAAGATTATTTATTAA
- a CDS encoding DsbA family oxidoreductase, whose protein sequence is MKIEIFSDFACPFCYIAKTKLFQAIKQLNLGEETEVVYRAFELNPTASKTETIPYVDTIFKKKNNDLRKTEEFMEALEMHAQDAGVLFNFDKVVLANTKNAHRLSKLAKLYEKELEFVDIVMEHLFSEGLNLNDSAALLAICEQIGIDRNMAQKIIREGQFTQELMLDRYEAQQLQISSVPFFVFEDHYGIRGVEPIEVFTNTLLQTKEYIKKNQK, encoded by the coding sequence ATGAAAATAGAAATTTTTTCCGATTTTGCTTGTCCGTTTTGTTATATCGCAAAAACGAAATTATTCCAAGCAATTAAGCAGTTAAATTTAGGTGAGGAAACGGAAGTCGTTTACAGGGCGTTCGAACTAAATCCTACTGCTTCAAAGACGGAAACAATACCTTATGTCGACACAATCTTTAAAAAGAAAAACAATGATCTCCGTAAAACGGAAGAATTTATGGAAGCGTTGGAGATGCATGCACAGGATGCAGGAGTCTTATTCAACTTTGATAAGGTAGTGCTGGCCAATACAAAAAATGCCCATCGTTTATCTAAGCTCGCAAAACTTTATGAAAAAGAACTGGAATTTGTAGATATTGTGATGGAACATTTATTTTCGGAAGGTCTTAATTTAAATGACAGCGCGGCACTGTTGGCCATTTGCGAACAGATTGGCATCGACCGAAACATGGCACAAAAAATAATAAGGGAAGGACAATTCACTCAAGAGCTAATGCTGGATCGATATGAGGCACAGCAGCTGCAAATATCAAGTGTTCCTTTCTTCGTCTTTGAAGACCATTACGGAATCAGAGGGGTGGAGCCAATAGAAGTATTTACAAATACATTGCTTCAAACGAAGGAATATATAAAGAAAAACCAAAAATAG